The Ziziphus jujuba cultivar Dongzao chromosome 7, ASM3175591v1 genome includes a region encoding these proteins:
- the LOC107423845 gene encoding LOW QUALITY PROTEIN: uncharacterized protein LOC107423845 (The sequence of the model RefSeq protein was modified relative to this genomic sequence to represent the inferred CDS: inserted 3 bases in 2 codons; substituted 3 bases at 3 genomic stop codons), whose product MGNGPRNLKNAVIALLAPLPSIIFYISFLNHFHPVSTSGNVGDQSVSLSTLWTWRYQHPLLLANVLFFLNVNVLFWIISHIQSSHWMIDXYWTLIPVMLVNYYATHPLARYNGWRSKIAILLTWVWSLRLSHNYFRREKXQWGAREDWRFTDMRLQYGKHWWWVSFFAVYVSQQVLLIGICLPFYVIHSVDEPXWDFVAIIVCTSGIVEASFADTQLHDFVSGSEKLKELGKPLVANLDEGLWHYSRHPNYFEEQLXWWGPVIFAWNLGHAWTFIGSLINTMCLAYVTKLVEDRMLKQDYRAEAXRLYQKTTLVWIPWFKSSPDGERIRNLSSNISLQPI is encoded by the exons ATGGGGAATGGTCCTCGCAATTTGAAGAATGCAGTTATAGCTCTACTAGCTCCTCTTCCTTCCATTATCTTCTACATCTCGTTCCTTAACCACTTTCACCCTGTTAGTACCTCAGGAAATGTTGGAGATCagtctgtttctctctctacccTCTGGACATGGCGCTATCAGCATCCTCTTCTGTTAGCTAATGTTCTCTTCTTCCTCAATGTTAATGTCCTCTTCTGGATCATCAGCCACATCCAATCCAGTCACTGG ATGATCGACTAGTATTGGACGTTGATACCGGTGATGCTTGTCAATTACTATGCCACTCACCCTTTGGCTCGGTATAACGGGTGGAGATCCAAGATCGCTATTTTGTTGACTTGGGTTTGGAGTCTAAGGCTTAGCCATAATTATTTCCGGCGAGAAAAGTAGCAATGGGGAGCCAGGGAGGACTGGCGGTTCACGGATATGAGGCTTCAGTATGGCAAGCACTGGTGGTGGGTTTCCTTCTTTGCCGTCTATGTCTCTCAACAG GTACTCCTGATTGGTATATGCCTTCCATTTTATGTGATCCACTCAGTGGATGAGCC CTGGGATTTTGTTGCCATCATTGTTTGCACAAGTGGAATCGTGGAAGCGTCCTTTGCTGATACACAACTGCATGACTTCGTGAGTGGAAGCGAGAAACTGAAAGAGCTAGGGAAGCCATTGGTGGCCAATCTTGATGAGGGCCTGTGGCATTATTCCCGGCATCCCAATTACTTTGAGGAGCAAC GGTGGTGGGGCCCAGTTATATTTGCATGGAATTTGGGACACGCATGGACCTTTATTGGCTCTTTAATCAATACTATGTGTTTAGCTTATGTGACTAAGCTTGTAGAAGACCGGATGCTGAAACAAGATTACAGAGCAGAAGCATAAAGGCTTTATCAGAAGACAACATTAGTTTGGATTCCTTGGTTCAAGTCGTCCCCAGATGGGGAAAGGATAAGAAACCTTAGTTCCAATATTTCTCTGCAGCCTATATAG
- the LOC107423830 gene encoding probable inactive purple acid phosphatase 29 codes for MMSFASNVNFQNQTMTTAKKKPIVRRPNPMLMVVVVVLLSLYMLPIGVFAAKLQEQQQKKLRFGSSGEFKILQVADMHYANGKSTPCKNVLRKQFAGCSDLNTSAFIHRMILAEKPNLIVFTGDNIFARDATDAAKSLNAAFAPAISSNIPWAAVLGNHDQESSTLSRGGVMKHIVGLKNTLSQVNPSDAKIIDGFGNYNLEVGGVKGSSYENKSVLNLYFLDSGDYSTVPSIPGYGWIKPSQQFWFQLTSAKLQREYKNKPHPQKKSAPGLAYFHIPLPEFASFDSSNFTGVRQEGIGSASVNSGFFTTMVEAGDVKAVFTGHDHLNDFCGELTGIKLCYAGGFGYHAYGKAGWSRRARVVVASLEKTEKGGWGTIKSIKSWKRLDDHHLTAIDGQVLWSKSSSGNRRKKQTTGA; via the exons ATGATGTCTTTTGCATCCAACGTTAACTTTCAGAACCAAACGATGACGACAGCAAAGAAGAAGCCGATAGTTCGCAGGCCTAATCCTATGTTAATGGTGGTAGTGGTGGTGCTTCTTTCTCTATATATGCTTCCGATCGGCGTTTTCGCGGCCAAACTGCAAGAGCAGCAACAAAAGAAGCTGCGGTTCGGGTCGAGTGGGGAGTTTAAGATACTTCAAGTGGCGGATATGCACTATGCCAATGGCAAGTCAACTCCTTGTAAGAATGTCCTTCGCAAACAGTTTGCAGGTTGCTCCGACCTCAATACCTCTGCTTTTATTCACCGCATGATCCTTGCCGAGAAGCCCAATCTCATCGTTTTCACCG GTGATAACATCTTTGCACGCGATGCCACTGATGCTGCTAAATCTTTGAATGCCGCATTTGCCCCTGCAATCTCCTCCAACATCCCATGGGCTGCTGTTTTGGGGAACCACGACCAGGAATCATCGACACTCTCCAGAGGAGGAGTAATGAAGCATATAGTTGGGTTGAAGAACACCCTTTCTCAAGTTAATCCTTCTGATGCAAAAATTATTGATGGTTTTGGAAACTATAATCTCGAGGTCGGTGGAGTTAAGGGCTCTAGTTACGAGAATAAATCGGTACTCAATCTCTATTTTCTTGATAGTGGAGATTACTCTACTGTTCCTTCCATTCCTGGCTATGGTTGGATCAAACCCTCTCAGCAATTTTGGTTCCAACTTACTTCTGCCAAGCTTCAG AGAGAATACAAGAACAAGCCGCATCCTCAGAAAAAATCTGCACCGGGGCTTGCATATTTTCACATCCCATTGCCTGAATTTGCTAGTTTTGACTCATCAAACTTCACAGGTGTTAGGCAGGAAGGCATAGGTTCTGCTTCTGTGAACTCTGGCTTCTTCACAACCATGGTTGAAGCCGGGGATGTAAAGGCAGTTTTCACCGGCCATGATCATCTTAATGACTTCTGTGGTGAGCTAACTGGTATAAAACTCTGTTATGCTGGCGGATTTGGATACCATGCTTATGGAAAGGCTGGATGGTCAAGGAGAGCAAGGGTTGTGGTAGCATCCTTGGAGAAAACGGAAAAGGGTGGTTGGGGGACAATTAAGTCAATCAAATCATGGAAACGCCTTGATGATCATCACCTCACTGCTATCGATGGTCAGGTCCTGTGGAGCAAGAGCTCTTCTG GTAAcagaagaaagaaacaaacaacTGGTGCCTGA
- the LOC107423828 gene encoding pentatricopeptide repeat-containing protein At4g01570: MRHGRSFLVKGQRSHWQLGDHLLVASLTKTLSDSGTHNLPDPHSIPLSESLLLQILRTKTLHPSKKLAFFRWCSLVPDFKHSALSYSHIFRTVCRAGYLHEVPDLLNSMKQYGVVVHSETFKALLDSFILSSKFDYALEILHVMEELGTSLNTHIYNSVLVALVRKNQVGLALSIFFKILQGNSQLLSSIACNMLLVALRKADMRLEFKQVFDKLRDSSGFEFDTWGYNICIHAFGCWGDLGSSLSLFREMKETVGPDLCTYNSLILVLCFVGKVKDALVVWEELKGSGHEPDAFTYRILIQGCSKSYRMDDALKIFNEMQHNEIFPDTIVYNALLDGLFKARKVNEACQLFEKMVQDGVRASSWTHNILIDGLFRNGRAEAGYTLFCDLKKKGQFVDNITYSIVVLQLCKEVLLDEALRLVEEMEDRGFVVDLVTVTSLLIGMYKQGRWDWSDRLMKHIRNGNLVPNVLRWKADMEASMKSSQTKREDLTPFFPSRGDFSEIMNLIRYAESTVDGVKDEENSSADTDQWSSSPYMDQLANQVNSTDHPSQLFSLSRGQRVQAKGVDSFDIDMVNTFLSIFLAKGKLSLACKLFEIFSDMGANPVSYTYNSMMSSFVKKGYFNEAWGVLNEMGENVCPADIATYNVIIQGLGKMGRADLASSVLDKLMKQGGYLDIVMYNTLINALGKAGRMDEVNKLFEQMRTSGINPDIVTFNTLIEVHSKAGRLKEAYKFLKMMLDAGCTPNHITDTTLDFLGKEIDKLRYQKASMMPNKDDSA, from the coding sequence ATGCGCCATGGAAGGAGCTTCCTCGTCAAAGGACAAAGAAGCCATTGGCAACTGGGTGATCATCTCCTGGTTGCTTCACTCACCAAAACCCTATCCGACTCCGGCACTCATAACCTTCCCGACCCTCATTCCATTCCTCTCTCCGAGTCTCTCCTCCTCCAAATCCTTCGCACCAAAACCCTACACCCTTCAAAGAAGCTTGCTTTCTTCAGATGGTGCTCTCTCGTCCCCGATTTCAAGCACTCTGCTTTATCTTACTCCCACATCTTCCGTACTGTTTGCCGTGCCGGCTACCTCCATGAAGTCCCCGACTTGCTTAATTCCATGAAGCAATATGGGGTTGTGGTACATTCCGAGACTTTCAAAGCGTTGCTCGACTCCTTTATTCTCTCCAGTAAGTTTGATTATGCGCTTGAAATCCTCCATGTTATGGAAGAACTGGGAACTAGCTTGAATACCCATATTTATAACTCTGTTCTCGTCGCTCTGGTTAGGAAAAATCAAGTGGGTTTGGCCTTGTCTATATTCTTTAAGATCCTGCAAGGAAATTCCCAATTGCTCAGTTCCATTGCCTGTAACATGTTGCTGGTGGCTCTTAGGAAAGCAGACATGAGGTTGGAATTCAAACAAGTGTTTGATAAGCTAAGAGACAGCAGCGGCTTTGAGTTTGATACATGGGGCTACAATATATGTATTCATGCATTTGGATGCTGGGGTGATCTGGGTTCTTCTCTGAGCCTCTTCAGAGAGATGAAAGAGACTGTAGGTCCGGATTTATGCACTTATAATAGTCTCATTCTTGTGCTCTGCTTCGTTGGGAAGGTGAAAGATGCACTAGTTGTCTGGGAGGAATTGAAAGGGTCCGGCCACGAACCTGACGCCTTCACTTACCGAATTCTGATTCAAGGATGCTCGAAATCGTATCGAATGGATGATGCCTTGAAAATCTTTAACGAGATGCAGCATAATGAAATTTTTCCTGATACTATTGTATACAATGCCCTCCTGGATGGGCTATTCAAGGCAAGAAAGGTCAATGAAGCCTGCCAGTTGTTTGAGAAAATGGTTCAGGATGGGGTAAGAGCTTCATCTTGGACTCATAATATTCTGATTGATGGTTTATTTAGGAATGGAAGGGCTGAGGCTGGTTACACTCTGTTTTGTGACTTGAAGAAAAAGGGACAGTTTGTGGATAATATCACTTATAGCATTGTTGTGCTGCAACTTTGTAAGGAGGTTTTGCTTGATGAAGCTTTGAGATTGGTGGAAGAGATGGAAGACAGGGGCTTTGTTGTTGATCTAGTTACGGTAACTTCACTTTTGATTGGGATGTATAAGCAAGGTCGGTGGGATTGGTCAGACAGACTCATGAAGCATATTAGGAATGGTAATCTGGTGCCAAATGTTTTGAGATGGAAGGCTGATATGGAAGCTTCAATGAAAAGTTCTCAGACCAAAAGGGAGGATCTCACACCTTTTTTCCCATCTAGAGGTGACTTTAGTGAGATTATGAATTTAATAAGGTATGCCGAATCAACAGTAGATGGGGTTAAAGATGAGGAGAATTCGTCCGCTGACACTGATCAGTGGTCGTCATCTCCATATATGGATCAGTTGGCTAATCAAGTGAATTCCACTGACCATCCCTCACAGCTGTTTTCACTCTCTCGAGGGCAGCGAGTTCAGGCGAAAGGGGTAGACTCCTTTGATATTGATATGGTCAATACGTTTTTGTCTATATTCTTGGCCAAGGGAAAGCTGAGTTTAGCATGCAAGTTATTCGAGATTTTCAGTGATATGGGTGCCAATCCTGTGAGTTACACTTACAATTCTATGATGAGTTCATTTGTCAAGAAAGGATACTTCAATGAGGCATGGGGTGTCCTCAACGAAATGGGAGAGAATGTCTGCCCAGCAGACATAGCAACATATAACGTCATAATTCAAGGCCTTGGAAAGATGGGAAGAGCAGATCTAGCCAGCTCTGTTCTGGATAAGCTAATGAAGCAGGGCGGTTATCTTGACATAGTTATGTATAACACACTGATCAATGCACTAGGGAAGGCAGGCAGGATGGATGAAGTGAACAAACTCTTTGAGCAGATGAGAACTAGTGGGATCAATCCTGATATTGTCACTTTCAATACACTTATTGAAGTTCATAGCAAGGCGGGTCGACTAAAGGAAGCATATAAATTCTTGAAGATGATGTTGGATGCAGGCTGCACTCCAAACCATATTACTGACACAACTTTGGATTTTCTTGGGAAAGAGATTGATAAACTCAGGTACCAAAAGGCATCCATGATGCCAAACAAGGATGATTCTGCTTAG
- the LOC107423831 gene encoding WAT1-related protein At3g30340 yields the protein MRMGWGGKWKHVFSMVVINFGFGLVNLLLKKALDQGLNHLVIVTYRQAISATFLFPIAYFWERKSRSELTPQILCHLFLSALIGITPSQYLFLIGLEFTSATFSCAFLNMVPVITFILSLLFGLEKVNMKSKSGTAKVLGSLLCVCGALLLTIYRGMPLAHSHSSATVVQENHHHMMISAKKTERWIVGSMFLGGGSLLWSSWFLIQARIGKKYPFQYTSTAILSFFSAVQSAILSLAIHRNISMWVLKGTLEIISVIYAGMVASGLCYVGMSWCINHKGPVFTAAFTPFTQIFVAIFDFSVLHEQIYLGSVLGSILVVIGMYILLWGKSKEAKECSVKQNQAAEEGEDGKQVSHVSTVTVNSR from the exons ATGAGGATGGGTTGGGGTGGAAAATGGAAGCATGTTTTTTCAATGGTGGtcattaattttggatttggtttAGTAAATTTACTTCTCAAAAAGGCTCTTGATCAAGGTCTGAACCATTTGGTTATAGTTACATATAGGCAGGCAATTTCGGCTACTTTCCTGTTTCCGATTGCTTACTTCTGGGAAAG GAAAAGCAGATCTGAGCTTACACCTCAAATTCTTTGTCACCTTTTTTTAAGTGCTTTAATTGG GATCACGCCCTCGCagtatttatttcttattggaCTTGAATTTACATCGGCTACGTTTTCATGTGCATTCCTCAATATGGTGCCTGTAATTACATTTATATTATCACTGCTATTTGG TCTAGAGAAAGTGAACATGAAAAGCAAGAGTGGAACAGCTAAGGTCTTGGGATCTCTGCTATGCGTCTGTGGAGCTTTGTTATTAACCATATACAGAGGAATGCCACTGGCCCATTCGCATTCATCGGCCACTGTTGTCCAAGAAAACCACCATCATATGATGATTTCGGCTAAGAAAACTGAGAGGTGGATTGTGGGTTCAATGTTCTTGGGTGGAGGTTCTCTCTTGTGGTCTTCATGGTTCCTGATACAGGCCAGGATTGGCAAAAAATACCCATTTCAATATACTAGCACAGCTATTTTGTCATTCTTCTCAGCCGTTCAATCAGCCATCTTAAGTTTGGCAATCCACAGGAACATTTCCATGTGGGTTCTCAAAGGAACCTTGGAGATAATCAGTGTCATATATGCT GGAATGGTGGCATCAGGATTGTGTTATGTGGGAATGTCATGGTGCATTAATCACAAAGGTCCAGTTTTCACAGCAGCATTTACACCCTTCACTCAGATCTTTGTTGCCATCTTTGATTTCTCAGTCTTGCATGAACAAATTTACCTTGGAAG TGTTCTGGGTTCGATTCTAGTGGTGATTGGCATGTATATTCTTCTGTGGGGAAAAAGCAAAGAGGCGAAAGAATGCTCAGTGAAGCAGAACCAAGCAGctgaagaaggtgaagatggtaAGCAAGTTTCACATGTCTCAACTGTTACTGTCAATTCAAGATGA
- the LOC107423803 gene encoding LOW QUALITY PROTEIN: uncharacterized protein LOC107423803 (The sequence of the model RefSeq protein was modified relative to this genomic sequence to represent the inferred CDS: inserted 1 base in 1 codon), with the protein MELLEMIINTGKEEEEGGGRNTAFHDKEQGEELFAGNDADEFSSILKRDLNPKVLITTFRFNSTRGPAFISELLSVIPNAHYYKKGTYDLQKIVEYANKKDFTSIIVVHTNRREPDALLIIGLPYGPTAHYKLSRLVSRMDIKNHGDPTSHEPELVXTNFVACLGHRVGRLRQSLFPQDPNFHRRYIFETKENKQTDSKSKKTKDAKGETIIKRK; encoded by the exons ATGGAGCTCTTGGAGATGATCATTAACACCG gaaaagaagaagaagaaggaggaggaaGAAATACAGCCTTCCATGATAAAGAACAAGGAGAAGAG CTATTTGCTGGAAATGATGCTGATGAATTCAGCTCGATTTTAAAACGTGATCTTAATCCAAAAGTGTTAATCACAACTTTTCGCTTCAACTCTACT AGAGGGCCTGCGTTTATATCAGAATTACTTTCTGTGATCCCAAATGCACATTATTACAAGAAAGGAACCTATGACTTGCAAAAG ATTGTAGAATATGCAAATAAAAAGGACTTTACTTCTATTATTGTTGTTCACACCAACCGCAGGGAACCAG ATGCTCTCCTAATCATTGGCTTACCTTATGGACCTACTGCCCATTACAAGCTGTCGAGACTTGTTTCACGCATGGATATTAAG AATCATGGAGATCCAACCAGTCATGAGCCTGAGCTTG TTACTAACTTTGTAGCATGCTTAGGTCATCGAGTTGGAAG ATTAAGACAGTCACTTTTCCCACAAGATCCAAATTTTCATCGTCG GTACATTTTTGAAACCAAAGAAAACAAACAGACAGactcaaaaagtaaaaaaaccaAGGATGCCAAGGGTGAAACTATTATCAAGAGAAAGTGA
- the LOC107423832 gene encoding uncharacterized protein LOC107423832 translates to MINWKLLWPEYPALQPEWAMEDIHLAFFKCLRWQVEETMDPINCPYHYFCDSTYAGNYSPAVDIAALMLTTISYLATLVVMVMDISRRGQNGGLSKRCLLPSGPVSLPLILLALVKGRRINTIFPLSCTGPAILQLIHISALSFDNEAVKDIKYVFLEASTISGILHASLYLDSIILPYYTGVDALVSSTFSGECLSCVCRKDVLVAGGTIVSYRGWSVTTFLVVAALCLRMISRMPGGKTRKIILVRSVIETLCWILITTDCVYLSRNSPPERLVLRVAAFGGIFILICLHVLKKACTQITQWQRIKNIGQVPFALKPNR, encoded by the coding sequence ATGATCAATTGGAAGCTCCTGTGGCCAGAATATCCAGCATTGCAACCAGAATGGGCCATGGAAGATATCCATTTAGCGTTCTTCAAGTGTCTAAGATGGCAGGTTGAAGAGACCATGGATCCTATCAATTGCCCTTACCACTATTTCTGTGATAGCACTTATGCTGGTAACTATTCACCTGCTGTGGATATCGCTGCTCTTATGTTAACAACCATTTCATACTTGGCAACTCTAGTCGTTATGGTCATGGACATATCAAGGAGAGGTCAAAATGGTGGTCTATCAAAGAGATGTTTGCTGCCTTCTGGTCCAGTTTCGCTCCCACTGATCCTTTTGGCCCTAGTCAAGGGACGCAGAATCAACACCATATTTCCTCTATCATGCACTGGCCCTGCAATCCTCCAACTGATTCACATTTCTGCACTCAGCTTTGACAATGAAGCTGTTAAGGATATCAAGTATGTTTTCTTAGAGGCATCAACAATTTCTGGAATCTTGCATGCAAGTCTGTACTTGGATTCTATTATCTTACCGTATTATACTGGAGTGGATGCTCTGGTTTCATCAACATTTTCGGGTGAGTGTTTATCTTGTGTTTGTCGTAAAGATGTTTTAGTAGCTGGAGGAACTATTGTATCCTACCGAGGGTGGTCAGTGACCACATTTTTGGTTGTGGCTGCCCTGTGTTTAAGGATGATTAGTAGAATGCCTGGAGGTAAAACTAGAAAAATCATACTAGTCAGGTCGGTGATAGAGACTTTATGCTGGATCCTGATAACTACTGATTGTGTATATCTATCAAGAAATTCCCCACCAGAGAGACTGGTATTGAGAGTTGCTGCTTTTGGAGGCATCTTTATTTTGATTTGCCTTCACGTACTTAAAAAAGCATGCACTCAGATCACACAATGGCAGCGTATAAAAAACATAGGACAAGTGCCATTTGCATTAAAGCCCAATAGATAG
- the LOC107423834 gene encoding uncharacterized calcium-binding protein At1g02270-like isoform X1 produces MVVVAKHETIARTKSCSFLSISSMGEPEPERGHSVISCTTFNILAPIYKRLDQQNQGLRESDFRAFWLARNKRILDWLLFETSSIICLQEFWIGNEEFVQMYLKSLGDAGYITFKLARTNNRGDGLLTAVHKDYFSVLHYRELLFNDFGDRVAQLLHVQLNVPLSQNQKGNVTEVLIVNTHLLFPHDSSLSIVRLHQVYKILQYVESYQKENQLKPMPIILCGDWNGSKRGHVYKFLRSQGFESTYDTAHQCDDNDADAQKWVSHRNHRGNICGVDFIWLCNPNKARKPLKTSWGEAVFGILKYQLRKASMTEIDAFAFLKGENYGDYITYSAFCEALHQVNLAGIPNGLTFQDTRDLWKQADIDGNGVVDYEEFKRIWNSTWSEQDENCSSSSNAFRQVTGEALGFKVKNAVLFPRETEKGMWPENYSLSDHACLTVMFSPLRMKCNESKNHC; encoded by the exons ATG GTGGTTGTGGCAAAGCATGAGACTATTGCGAGAACCAAAAGTTGCAGCTTTCTATCAATATCGTCAATGGGTGAGCCAGAACCAGAAAGAGGGCATTCAGTGATATCGTGCACTACTTTCAATATCTTAGCTCCCATCTACAAACGACTTGATCAACAG AATCAAGGCCTTCGTGAGAGCGACTTCAGAGCATTTTGGCTGGCTAGGAACAAGAGGATTTTGGATTGGCTGCTCTTTGAAACATCTTCCATTATATGTCTGCAG GAATTCTGGATTGGAAATGAAGAATTTGTGCAGATGTATTTGAAGAGTCTTGGTGATGCAGGCTATATTACTTTCAAGCTTGCTCGAACCAACAACCGTGGAGATG GTCTGCTGACTGCTGTACATAAGGACTACTTCAGTGTTCTACACTATAGAGAGTTGCTGTTCAATGACTTTGGAGATCGTGTTGCTCAGTTGCTGCATGTTCAGTTAAACGTACCTTTGTCTCAAAACCAAAAGGGCAACGTTACAGAAGTCCTAATTGTGAACACCCACTTATTATTTCCTCATGATTCCAGTCTATCTATAGTAAGATTGCATCAG GTCTACAAAATTTTGCAATACGTGGAATCATATCAGAAAGAAAACCAGCTCAAGCCCATGCCAATCATACTCTGTGG TGACTGGAATGGAAGCAAGCGTGGTCATGTTTATAAATTCCTTAGGTCACAGGGGTTTGAATCTACATATGATACTGCTCATCAATGTGATGACAATGATGCAGATGCACAGAAG TGGGTTAGCCACCGCAACCACAGGGGAAATATCTGTGGTGTTGATTTCATATGGCTTTGTAATCCTAACAAGGCACGTAAACCACTAAAGACTAGTTGGGGTGAAGctgtttttggtattttgaag TACCAGCTTCGGAAAGCTTCAATGACTGAAATTGATGCGTTCGCCTTTCTGAAGGGTGAAAACTATGGCGATTACATTACATACTCAGCATTCTGCGAAGCTCTCCACCAG GTTAATTTGGCTGGAATTCCTAATGGACTAACTTTCCAAGATACAAGGGATTTGTGGAAGCAAGCAGACATCGATGGAAATGGTGTTGTTGATTATGAAGAATTTAAG AGGATCTGGAATTCTACATGGTCGGAGCAGGATGAAAACTGCAGTTCGAGTTCAAATGCCTTCAGACAAGTAACTGGGGAAGCCCTTGGATTCAAAGTGAAGAATGCAGTTCTATTCCCTCGTGAGACCGAGAAGGGAATGTGGCCTGAGAATTACTCACTTTCTGATCACGCCTGTCTCACTGTTATGTTCTCACCATTAAGGATGAAATGTAACGAGTCTAAAAACCACTGCTAG
- the LOC107423834 gene encoding uncharacterized calcium-binding protein At1g02270-like isoform X2 — protein sequence MYLKSLGDAGYITFKLARTNNRGDGLLTAVHKDYFSVLHYRELLFNDFGDRVAQLLHVQLNVPLSQNQKGNVTEVLIVNTHLLFPHDSSLSIVRLHQVYKILQYVESYQKENQLKPMPIILCGDWNGSKRGHVYKFLRSQGFESTYDTAHQCDDNDADAQKWVSHRNHRGNICGVDFIWLCNPNKARKPLKTSWGEAVFGILKYQLRKASMTEIDAFAFLKGENYGDYITYSAFCEALHQVNLAGIPNGLTFQDTRDLWKQADIDGNGVVDYEEFKRIWNSTWSEQDENCSSSSNAFRQVTGEALGFKVKNAVLFPRETEKGMWPENYSLSDHACLTVMFSPLRMKCNESKNHC from the exons ATGTATTTGAAGAGTCTTGGTGATGCAGGCTATATTACTTTCAAGCTTGCTCGAACCAACAACCGTGGAGATG GTCTGCTGACTGCTGTACATAAGGACTACTTCAGTGTTCTACACTATAGAGAGTTGCTGTTCAATGACTTTGGAGATCGTGTTGCTCAGTTGCTGCATGTTCAGTTAAACGTACCTTTGTCTCAAAACCAAAAGGGCAACGTTACAGAAGTCCTAATTGTGAACACCCACTTATTATTTCCTCATGATTCCAGTCTATCTATAGTAAGATTGCATCAG GTCTACAAAATTTTGCAATACGTGGAATCATATCAGAAAGAAAACCAGCTCAAGCCCATGCCAATCATACTCTGTGG TGACTGGAATGGAAGCAAGCGTGGTCATGTTTATAAATTCCTTAGGTCACAGGGGTTTGAATCTACATATGATACTGCTCATCAATGTGATGACAATGATGCAGATGCACAGAAG TGGGTTAGCCACCGCAACCACAGGGGAAATATCTGTGGTGTTGATTTCATATGGCTTTGTAATCCTAACAAGGCACGTAAACCACTAAAGACTAGTTGGGGTGAAGctgtttttggtattttgaag TACCAGCTTCGGAAAGCTTCAATGACTGAAATTGATGCGTTCGCCTTTCTGAAGGGTGAAAACTATGGCGATTACATTACATACTCAGCATTCTGCGAAGCTCTCCACCAG GTTAATTTGGCTGGAATTCCTAATGGACTAACTTTCCAAGATACAAGGGATTTGTGGAAGCAAGCAGACATCGATGGAAATGGTGTTGTTGATTATGAAGAATTTAAG AGGATCTGGAATTCTACATGGTCGGAGCAGGATGAAAACTGCAGTTCGAGTTCAAATGCCTTCAGACAAGTAACTGGGGAAGCCCTTGGATTCAAAGTGAAGAATGCAGTTCTATTCCCTCGTGAGACCGAGAAGGGAATGTGGCCTGAGAATTACTCACTTTCTGATCACGCCTGTCTCACTGTTATGTTCTCACCATTAAGGATGAAATGTAACGAGTCTAAAAACCACTGCTAG